Proteins found in one Lutimonas zeaxanthinifaciens genomic segment:
- a CDS encoding UDP-N-acetylmuramoyl-tripeptide--D-alanyl-D-alanine ligase: protein MGIEEIYARFKESFKVVKDTRENVRDCMYFSLKGESFNGNKYAKEALDNGARYAVIDEKKYLVDDRMILVDDVLKCLQDLARYHRNQLKIPILALTGSNGKTTTKELIHAVLKRKFNCLATKGNLNNHIGVPLTLLGLTSEHELGVVEMGANHQLEIDELCKIALPDYGYITNFGRVHLEGFGSFEGVIQGKTEMYRHLASHRKTVFVNSEDHIQMEKTEGMNRILFGSEHNVDFKTRFIDADPFVRMEFDQVEIQSQLIGNYNYANIAVAVAIGSYFGIETEEIKKGVEAYVPQNNRSQIIDIKSNRIILDAYNANPNSMEVAIDNLSKLSADQKIAILGDMFELGNDSSLEHERIASLASESGVDQVFLIGENFSKTKLSKDCLIKFSSFEEFKDQFLGLNIENSTILIKASRGMALERTLDLL, encoded by the coding sequence ATGGGAATAGAAGAAATTTACGCTCGATTCAAAGAGAGTTTCAAAGTGGTAAAAGACACCAGGGAGAATGTGCGGGATTGCATGTATTTCTCTTTAAAGGGCGAAAGTTTCAACGGTAATAAATACGCAAAAGAAGCACTTGACAATGGAGCCAGATATGCGGTAATTGACGAAAAAAAATATTTGGTTGATGATCGGATGATTCTTGTTGACGATGTTTTGAAATGTTTACAAGATCTCGCTCGATATCACAGAAATCAATTGAAGATTCCCATCTTAGCCTTGACCGGCAGCAACGGGAAGACCACTACAAAGGAATTGATACATGCCGTTTTGAAACGTAAGTTCAATTGCCTTGCCACTAAAGGAAATTTAAACAATCATATCGGAGTTCCTTTGACTTTGCTTGGTCTAACCAGTGAGCATGAGTTGGGGGTGGTGGAAATGGGTGCAAATCACCAATTGGAAATCGATGAATTATGCAAAATTGCCTTACCGGATTATGGTTATATAACTAATTTTGGAAGAGTTCATCTTGAGGGCTTTGGCAGTTTTGAGGGAGTTATTCAGGGAAAAACAGAAATGTACAGGCACCTTGCGTCCCATCGGAAAACAGTGTTTGTAAATAGTGAGGACCACATTCAAATGGAGAAAACTGAAGGAATGAACAGGATCTTGTTCGGTTCTGAACATAATGTGGACTTCAAAACCCGTTTTATCGACGCTGACCCCTTTGTTAGGATGGAATTTGATCAGGTTGAAATTCAAAGCCAGCTTATAGGAAATTATAATTATGCCAATATAGCTGTCGCCGTTGCCATTGGGTCTTATTTTGGTATTGAAACAGAGGAGATCAAAAAAGGAGTAGAGGCCTATGTTCCTCAAAACAACAGGTCCCAGATCATCGATATTAAGTCGAATCGAATTATCCTGGATGCTTATAATGCCAATCCGAATAGTATGGAAGTCGCAATCGATAATTTATCAAAACTATCTGCCGATCAAAAAATAGCTATTTTGGGGGATATGTTCGAACTCGGAAATGACAGTAGCCTCGAGCACGAACGGATCGCCTCTCTTGCCTCTGAATCAGGTGTGGATCAAGTATTTTTAATCGGAGAGAATTTTTCAAAAACGAAACTGTCAAAAGATTGTCTGATCAAATTTTCCTCTTTTGAAGAATTCAAAGATCAATTTTTGGGATTGAATATTGAAAACAGTACGATTTTGATAAAAGCCTCTCGCGGAATGGCTTTGGAGCGAACGCTGGATCTTTTATAA
- a CDS encoding DUF4468 domain-containing protein: MKKRKIIIPLILFLSFYFGNAQLIMIDDETGEFRYEEVVRAEGLSSAEIKSRAMAWLGNYYTEIDSMQIDSNSIKQLNIFHFNWKLIRKDIKVNLFFDLKIIAKDNRYKYDFNNFKVGKLVNGTVDGMDLKTYIDRFPTDYQILIEEPIDNEMTTAIESLIYFVSNNKMEPTEDNW; the protein is encoded by the coding sequence ATGAAAAAAAGAAAAATAATTATCCCCCTCATTTTATTTTTATCTTTTTATTTCGGTAATGCTCAATTGATAATGATTGATGACGAAACCGGTGAATTCAGATACGAAGAAGTAGTAAGGGCAGAAGGATTAAGCAGTGCTGAGATCAAATCAAGAGCCATGGCCTGGCTTGGAAACTATTACACAGAAATCGATTCGATGCAAATTGATTCGAACAGTATAAAACAATTGAACATCTTTCATTTTAATTGGAAATTAATTCGAAAAGACATCAAGGTAAACTTGTTTTTCGACCTTAAAATCATTGCCAAAGACAATCGCTATAAATACGATTTTAATAACTTTAAAGTAGGTAAACTAGTAAATGGAACTGTTGATGGCATGGATTTAAAGACCTACATAGACAGATTTCCAACAGATTATCAGATCCTTATCGAGGAACCTATTGATAATGAAATGACAACGGCCATAGAGAGCCTGATCTATTTTGTCTCCAATAATAAGATGGAGCCTACGGAAGATAATTGGTAA
- the argS gene encoding arginine--tRNA ligase encodes MVVQHILDPIAKEGIKSIYDIDIEKLEFQETRKDFEGDITIVVFPLLKQIKGNPFQIATDLGNYLKSHADIVSDFNVVKGFLNLVITDSYYLENFNMVSRFENFGIVKDKKGAIMVEYSSPNTNKPLHLGHIRNNLLGYSVAEIISAAGKKVYKTQIINDRGIHICKSMVAWLKHGNGETPETTGLKGDKLVGNYYVAFDKQYKQEIESLRKDGMTEEDAKKKAPVLIEAQEMLRKWEAGDPDTVSLWKKMNQWVYDGFDISYKELGVNFDKNYYESDTYLLGKEVVAQGLEKGVFYKKEDGSVWIDLTEEGLDEKIVLRADGTAVYMTQDIGTAIQRIKDFQDIEGLVYTVGNEQDYHFKVLFLILKKMGFEWAQNLHHLSYGMVDLPEGKMKSREGTVVDADDLMNEMSSTAGEISEELGKLEGYSDEEKNRLYKIIGLGALKYFILKVDPKKRILFDPKESIDFNGNTGPFIQYTYARIQSILRKAKFKPGAEIAITELNSKEKELLKLLENFPDVIKNAADSLSPALIANYSYDLVKNYNSFYQSVPIFGADKEEEKEFRVYLSYAVACVIRSAFKLLGIDVPDRM; translated from the coding sequence ATCGTGGTTCAACACATACTCGATCCTATAGCCAAAGAAGGAATCAAATCTATATACGATATTGATATAGAAAAACTGGAGTTTCAGGAAACAAGAAAGGACTTTGAAGGAGATATTACAATCGTTGTTTTTCCTCTTCTCAAACAGATCAAAGGAAATCCGTTTCAAATTGCCACTGATTTGGGGAATTATCTAAAATCTCATGCAGATATCGTTTCAGATTTCAACGTGGTGAAAGGGTTTTTAAATTTAGTAATTACAGATTCTTACTATCTTGAAAACTTCAATATGGTATCGAGATTCGAGAATTTTGGAATCGTGAAGGATAAGAAAGGAGCCATTATGGTTGAATATTCTTCACCCAATACCAATAAACCTTTACATCTGGGTCATATTCGTAATAATCTTCTTGGTTACTCTGTGGCTGAGATCATTTCAGCAGCAGGCAAAAAAGTATACAAGACCCAGATCATTAACGACCGTGGTATCCATATTTGCAAAAGTATGGTGGCCTGGTTAAAACACGGGAACGGCGAAACCCCCGAAACTACAGGACTAAAAGGAGATAAACTTGTTGGAAACTATTATGTTGCCTTTGACAAACAATACAAACAAGAAATCGAATCACTTCGAAAAGATGGTATGACTGAAGAGGATGCCAAGAAAAAAGCTCCTGTTCTTATAGAAGCTCAGGAAATGTTGCGTAAATGGGAAGCAGGAGATCCTGATACAGTCTCACTCTGGAAAAAAATGAATCAATGGGTTTACGATGGTTTTGATATCAGTTACAAGGAATTGGGGGTAAACTTTGATAAGAACTATTATGAAAGTGACACCTATTTATTAGGCAAGGAAGTTGTGGCCCAGGGGCTTGAAAAAGGTGTTTTTTACAAGAAAGAGGACGGTTCGGTCTGGATCGATCTCACCGAGGAAGGATTGGATGAAAAAATAGTTTTGAGAGCAGATGGAACAGCCGTTTATATGACCCAGGACATCGGAACGGCTATTCAAAGAATTAAAGATTTTCAGGATATAGAAGGATTGGTCTATACCGTTGGAAATGAGCAGGACTATCATTTTAAAGTGCTGTTTTTAATTCTTAAAAAAATGGGGTTTGAATGGGCTCAGAATTTACATCATCTCTCTTATGGCATGGTGGACCTTCCGGAAGGAAAAATGAAATCGAGAGAAGGAACGGTTGTTGATGCTGACGATCTAATGAATGAAATGAGTTCTACCGCCGGTGAAATTTCTGAAGAGCTTGGAAAACTGGAAGGATATTCTGATGAGGAAAAGAACCGGTTGTATAAGATCATTGGTTTGGGAGCCCTAAAATATTTTATACTCAAGGTAGATCCCAAAAAAAGAATTCTGTTTGATCCGAAGGAATCCATCGACTTTAACGGTAATACAGGGCCTTTTATACAATATACATATGCAAGAATACAATCTATACTAAGAAAAGCAAAATTTAAACCCGGAGCTGAAATAGCAATAACCGAGTTAAATTCAAAAGAGAAAGAGTTATTGAAGTTGTTGGAAAACTTTCCGGATGTTATTAAAAATGCGGCAGATAGCCTAAGTCCGGCTTTGATCGCAAATTATAGCTATGACCTGGTTAAAAATTACAATTCATTTTATCAAAGTGTTCCTATTTTTGGGGCTGATAAAGAGGAAGAAAAGGAGTTTAGAGTTTACTTGTCCTATGCGGTTGCCTGTGTGATTCGTTCAGCTTTTAAACTTTTGGGAATTGATGTTCCTGACCGGATGTAA
- a CDS encoding YkgJ family cysteine cluster protein, translating to MDKIIRDLPARALEKSVENKKYFKKLKSKQRKRLDLLMQEIHEAEFENTDCLSCANCCKTTSPIFTEKDISRISKFLKMKERNFISQYLRRDEDDFMVLQSSPCTFLDQDNSCFIYEVRPRACSEYPHTNRKKFAQLTDLTLKNTEICPAVYNIVETLKEKLPL from the coding sequence ATGGATAAAATAATCAGGGATTTACCTGCAAGAGCCCTCGAAAAAAGCGTTGAGAACAAAAAGTATTTCAAGAAATTGAAAAGCAAACAAAGAAAACGTCTGGATTTGTTGATGCAGGAAATCCATGAAGCCGAATTTGAAAACACGGATTGTTTGTCCTGTGCAAATTGCTGTAAAACCACGAGCCCGATCTTTACCGAAAAGGACATCAGCAGGATTTCCAAATTTCTGAAAATGAAAGAGCGTAATTTCATCTCGCAATACCTCAGGAGGGATGAAGATGATTTTATGGTTTTACAATCATCACCTTGCACCTTTTTAGATCAGGATAACAGCTGTTTTATCTATGAGGTAAGGCCCAGGGCCTGCAGTGAATATCCTCATACCAACAGGAAAAAATTTGCCCAATTAACAGATCTTACATTGAAGAACACAGAAATATGCCCTGCGGTGTATAATATTGTGGAAACTTTAAAGGAAAAACTTCCCTTGTAG
- a CDS encoding exo-beta-N-acetylmuramidase NamZ family protein, giving the protein MKRLIRSKNTYLILVTELIALVLLFSSFSAKSELYSTLTYNEKRLPDAHADSLIIVPAADLMNAYLPYLQGKKIAVVANQTSIVKKGSLSSKIEYTHLIDTLLSHDITIQKVFAPEHGFRGRMDAGEKVDDDKDIKTGLTIISLYGKNKKPTAAQLKDVDLVLFDIQDVGVRFYTYISTMSLVMEACAESEIPLVILDRPNPNGHYIDGPVLESEHNSFLGMHEVPLVYGMTMGEYAKMVNGEFWLKDSVVCQLKIIPILNYTHQSKYSLPVRPSPNLPNDRSVNLYPSLGFFEGTIINAGRGTEFQFQRYGAPFFPATEFSYTPEENFGSKYPKFKGEKCYGVDLTDADNQNQVNLEWLLDAFSKTPEDRSFFGKTFTAHAGNEMLRKQIEKGLTSEEIRKSWTESIENFKLIREKYLIYP; this is encoded by the coding sequence ATGAAAAGGTTAATTCGGTCCAAAAATACATATTTAATTTTAGTAACTGAATTAATAGCCTTGGTTCTTTTGTTCTCCTCTTTTTCAGCAAAATCAGAACTTTATTCTACCCTGACTTACAATGAAAAACGACTTCCAGATGCACATGCTGACAGCTTGATCATCGTTCCTGCTGCTGATCTTATGAATGCTTACCTTCCCTATCTGCAGGGTAAGAAAATTGCAGTAGTTGCCAATCAGACCAGTATCGTAAAAAAAGGGTCCTTAAGCAGTAAAATTGAGTATACGCATTTGATAGATACATTGCTTAGCCATGACATTACTATTCAAAAAGTCTTTGCACCTGAACACGGGTTTCGCGGACGCATGGATGCAGGTGAAAAAGTAGACGATGATAAGGACATAAAAACCGGCCTGACGATTATTTCACTTTATGGAAAAAATAAAAAACCAACGGCTGCGCAATTAAAAGATGTCGATCTTGTTTTATTTGACATACAAGATGTTGGTGTAAGGTTTTACACCTATATATCGACAATGAGCCTTGTAATGGAAGCCTGTGCCGAATCTGAAATACCTTTGGTTATTCTGGACAGGCCCAATCCGAATGGCCATTATATAGATGGTCCAGTTCTCGAATCTGAACACAACTCTTTTTTGGGCATGCATGAAGTTCCTCTTGTTTATGGGATGACCATGGGGGAATACGCCAAAATGGTCAACGGAGAATTTTGGCTTAAAGACAGTGTTGTCTGCCAATTAAAAATAATCCCTATCTTGAATTATACACACCAAAGTAAATACAGTCTTCCTGTAAGGCCTTCTCCGAATCTTCCTAATGACCGGTCCGTTAACCTGTATCCAAGCCTTGGATTTTTTGAAGGAACCATTATCAATGCAGGGAGAGGCACTGAATTCCAGTTTCAGAGGTATGGTGCCCCGTTCTTTCCGGCCACAGAATTTAGTTATACACCTGAAGAAAATTTTGGTTCTAAATACCCAAAATTCAAAGGCGAAAAATGCTATGGCGTTGACTTGACTGACGCTGACAATCAGAATCAAGTGAACCTTGAATGGCTGCTGGACGCATTTAGTAAAACGCCTGAAGACAGAAGTTTTTTTGGCAAAACCTTTACTGCGCACGCGGGTAATGAAATGCTGAGAAAGCAAATTGAGAAGGGACTGACTTCGGAAGAAATCAGAAAAAGCTGGACAGAAAGTATTGAAAATTTCAAACTGATCAGAGAAAAATATTTGATCTATCCCTGA
- a CDS encoding ABC transporter permease, with product MNYELFIARRIIASREHKNSVSSPIIKISILAIAIGIIVMLFSVATGVGLQKKIKEKISGFNGDIQIINFDSNNSRVTVVPISKNQDFYPEFSSVPNVKKVQVFATKAGIIRTPNEFEGIVLKGVDKDYNWSFFKEYLKQGSVPDFSGDLSNEVLMSVKTASRLRLGVGDEFYTFFVKNDPNKAPNSRKFVISGIYDSGFEEFDETLMIGDIRHIQRINKWPEDQVGGFELFIHDFDQLRETGFQVYETIDPSLNAYTTAEKFPAIYEWLALFDTNIVVIIGIMILIAGINMITALLVLILERTQMIGILKALGNHNWSIRKIFLYNASFLIAKGLFWGNLIGLGLLLSQKYFGIIRLNPETYYVNQAPVYIGIPALIYINLGTLLLCLLMLIVPSYIVSKISPVKAIKFD from the coding sequence TTGAATTACGAATTATTTATAGCTCGGCGCATTATCGCCTCAAGGGAACACAAAAATAGTGTTTCGTCACCTATAATAAAAATCTCTATTCTTGCTATTGCGATAGGGATCATCGTAATGCTTTTTTCAGTGGCCACCGGTGTTGGTTTACAAAAAAAAATAAAGGAAAAAATTTCGGGATTCAACGGAGATATCCAGATTATCAATTTTGACAGCAACAACTCTCGAGTGACTGTTGTTCCTATATCTAAAAATCAGGATTTTTATCCTGAATTTTCTTCGGTTCCGAACGTAAAAAAAGTTCAGGTTTTTGCCACTAAAGCCGGAATCATAAGAACTCCGAATGAGTTTGAAGGAATTGTCTTAAAGGGAGTTGATAAGGATTATAACTGGTCTTTTTTTAAAGAATACCTGAAGCAAGGATCTGTTCCAGACTTTAGCGGGGACCTCTCAAATGAAGTACTCATGTCGGTAAAAACGGCATCGCGTTTACGATTAGGAGTAGGTGACGAATTTTATACATTTTTTGTAAAAAACGATCCGAATAAAGCACCAAACTCGAGGAAATTTGTCATCAGTGGTATTTACGATTCAGGCTTTGAAGAATTTGACGAAACATTAATGATTGGTGATATAAGGCATATTCAAAGAATAAATAAATGGCCGGAAGATCAGGTTGGCGGATTTGAATTGTTTATCCATGATTTTGACCAACTCAGAGAGACGGGTTTCCAAGTATATGAAACCATTGATCCATCACTGAATGCTTATACAACGGCTGAAAAATTTCCGGCAATCTATGAATGGCTGGCTCTTTTTGATACAAACATCGTAGTCATTATCGGAATAATGATCCTGATTGCTGGTATTAATATGATAACTGCTTTATTGGTTTTAATTCTGGAACGTACCCAAATGATAGGAATTTTAAAGGCTCTTGGAAATCATAACTGGAGCATCCGTAAAATCTTTCTGTACAACGCTTCTTTTTTGATTGCGAAGGGATTGTTTTGGGGAAACCTTATTGGATTGGGACTCTTGCTCAGTCAAAAATATTTTGGAATTATTAGGTTAAATCCTGAAACTTATTATGTTAATCAAGCCCCGGTCTATATTGGGATTCCGGCGCTTATTTACATTAATTTGGGAACTTTGCTCTTGTGCTTATTGATGCTAATTGTACCTTCTTATATAGTAAGTAAAATTAGTCCGGTAAAAGCGATAAAATTTGATTAA
- the lpdA gene encoding dihydrolipoyl dehydrogenase — protein sequence MKYDIIVIGSGPGGYVTAIRASQLGFKVAVVEKAELGGICLNWGCIPTKALLKSAQVYEYLKHVDSYGLKAKEIDKDFEAVVKRSRGVAEGMSKGVQFLMKKNKIDIINGFGKIKPGKKVDVEDDKGKSTEYSADHIIIATGARSRELPFLPIDKEKVIGYRQAMVLPKQPKKMIIVGSGAIGVEFAYFYNSMGTEVTIVEFLPNLVPLEDEEVSKQFERSLKKSGIKVMTNSSVTKVDTSGKGVKATVSTKKGEVSLEADIVLSAVGIKSNIENIGLEDVGIVTDKDKILVNDYYQTNLPGYYAIGDVVPGPALAHVASAEGITCVEKIAGLNPEPIDYGNIPGCTYASPEIASVGLTEKQAKEKGYDIKVGKFPFSASGKASAAGTKEGFVKVIFDAKYGEWLGCHMIGAGVTDMIAEAVLGRKLETTGHEVLKAVHPHPTMSEAVMEAVADAYDEVIHL from the coding sequence ATGAAATACGACATTATTGTTATCGGAAGCGGTCCTGGAGGCTATGTTACAGCAATCAGAGCTTCTCAGCTAGGTTTTAAAGTGGCTGTTGTTGAAAAAGCAGAATTAGGCGGAATTTGTTTAAACTGGGGTTGTATCCCAACCAAGGCACTTTTAAAAAGTGCCCAGGTTTACGAATATTTAAAACATGTGGACAGTTACGGCCTTAAAGCGAAAGAAATCGATAAGGATTTTGAAGCCGTTGTGAAGAGAAGTCGTGGAGTTGCTGAAGGTATGAGCAAGGGTGTTCAGTTTTTAATGAAAAAAAACAAAATTGATATCATCAACGGATTTGGAAAGATTAAGCCTGGAAAAAAAGTGGATGTTGAGGATGATAAAGGAAAATCTACCGAGTATAGTGCTGATCATATTATTATAGCTACAGGTGCGAGATCAAGAGAGTTACCATTTTTACCTATCGATAAGGAAAAGGTAATTGGCTACAGACAGGCCATGGTACTTCCAAAACAACCCAAGAAGATGATCATTGTTGGTTCGGGTGCCATTGGTGTTGAGTTTGCCTATTTCTATAATTCAATGGGAACTGAGGTAACTATCGTTGAGTTTTTACCTAACCTTGTTCCTTTGGAAGATGAGGAGGTTTCAAAGCAATTTGAACGCTCTCTGAAGAAATCCGGAATTAAGGTGATGACAAATTCCAGTGTAACAAAAGTAGATACTTCAGGTAAAGGAGTCAAAGCAACTGTGTCAACTAAAAAAGGGGAGGTTTCACTTGAGGCTGATATCGTTCTGTCTGCGGTGGGAATTAAATCGAATATTGAAAACATCGGATTGGAAGACGTTGGAATCGTAACAGACAAAGACAAGATTCTTGTGAATGATTACTACCAGACGAATCTGCCTGGATATTATGCTATTGGTGATGTTGTGCCCGGGCCGGCTCTGGCACATGTTGCTTCGGCTGAAGGAATTACCTGTGTTGAAAAAATTGCTGGTTTGAACCCTGAACCGATTGATTATGGAAATATTCCGGGTTGTACCTATGCGAGTCCTGAAATTGCCAGTGTTGGTTTAACAGAGAAGCAGGCCAAAGAAAAGGGTTATGATATTAAAGTTGGTAAATTTCCTTTTTCAGCTTCGGGCAAAGCCTCTGCTGCAGGAACAAAAGAAGGTTTTGTCAAGGTAATTTTTGATGCGAAATATGGAGAGTGGCTCGGATGTCATATGATTGGTGCCGGGGTAACCGATATGATCGCAGAAGCAGTACTGGGTAGAAAACTTGAAACAACAGGACATGAAGTTTTAAAAGCAGTTCATCCGCACCCAACAATGAGCGAAGCCGTTATGGAGGCCGTTGCAGATGCTTATGACGAAGTGATCCACTTATAA
- a CDS encoding peroxiredoxin, with translation MALVGKKFPNFEVDAMNEMGDTFKLNVFEEAVKNGKKVLLFWYPKDFTFVCPTEIRAFQDALGEFEARNTIVIGASVDTAEVHFAWLNTSKEDGGIEGVTFPLLADTNRNLSSQLGILDVVSESYDEETGNVMIDGSYVTYRATYLIDEEGKIFHESVNDMPLGRNVDEFLRLIDAYTHVQEKGEVCPANWEEGKEAMQATRDGVASYLSAN, from the coding sequence ATGGCTTTAGTAGGAAAAAAGTTTCCAAATTTCGAAGTAGATGCAATGAATGAAATGGGAGATACATTTAAGTTAAATGTATTTGAAGAAGCAGTAAAAAATGGTAAAAAAGTATTGCTTTTCTGGTATCCTAAAGATTTCACATTTGTTTGCCCAACAGAGATTCGAGCTTTCCAAGACGCTCTTGGAGAATTTGAAGCAAGAAACACAATTGTAATAGGGGCATCTGTGGATACGGCAGAGGTTCATTTTGCATGGTTGAACACCTCAAAAGAAGATGGTGGTATTGAAGGTGTTACTTTCCCTTTATTGGCGGATACGAACCGTAACCTATCTTCTCAACTGGGAATTTTGGATGTTGTTTCTGAAAGTTATGATGAAGAAACCGGAAATGTAATGATCGATGGTTCTTATGTAACATACAGAGCTACTTATTTAATTGATGAGGAAGGAAAGATATTCCATGAAAGTGTTAATGATATGCCACTTGGAAGAAATGTGGATGAATTCCTTCGTTTGATTGATGCTTACACGCATGTACAGGAAAAAGGAGAAGTATGCCCGGCAAACTGGGAAGAAGGCAAGGAAGCTATGCAGGCCACAAGAGATGGTGTTGCTTCTTACCTGAGTGCGAATTAA
- a CDS encoding thioredoxin family protein — protein MLTELNSDSLNEVVSEKSKVVVQYSASWCGNCRIMKPKFKKLSAENDAMEFIIVDAEKFPESRKLAQVDNLPTFATFVNGEKVNQTQTNKFDVLKELVNEIV, from the coding sequence ATGTTAACAGAATTAAATAGTGACAGCCTGAATGAGGTTGTTTCAGAAAAATCAAAGGTAGTGGTCCAATATTCGGCTTCCTGGTGTGGAAATTGCAGAATCATGAAGCCTAAGTTCAAAAAGCTGTCAGCGGAGAATGATGCCATGGAATTCATCATCGTAGACGCCGAAAAGTTTCCTGAATCCAGAAAACTGGCGCAGGTGGATAATTTACCTACGTTTGCTACTTTTGTTAATGGAGAGAAAGTTAATCAGACACAAACGAATAAGTTTGATGTATTGAAGGAACTCGTAAATGAAATTGTTTAA
- a CDS encoding DUF6952 family protein, translating into MKIPIIKQIGNFIENNDEDYIVEALEVLEDLTEVSSLKDEELDVIGELISNMYGALEVQAEVKKGTPRKEALNGFMKRVLGSIDQ; encoded by the coding sequence ATGAAAATACCTATTATCAAACAGATCGGTAACTTTATTGAAAACAATGATGAAGACTATATTGTTGAGGCGTTGGAGGTTCTAGAGGATCTTACGGAGGTGAGTTCACTGAAGGATGAAGAACTGGATGTGATAGGAGAATTGATTTCGAATATGTACGGGGCTCTTGAAGTTCAGGCTGAGGTCAAAAAAGGAACCCCGAGAAAGGAGGCTTTAAACGGATTTATGAAGCGCGTACTAGGTTCGATCGATCAATAA
- the tpx gene encoding thiol peroxidase: protein MTKITLKGNQIKTIGKLPKVGKKAPKFKLTKVDLSTAKLKDFKGKKVLINITPSIDTGICANSLRKFNEAAAGLDNTVVLHVSKDLPFAHSRFCAAEGIENVITLSDFITKKFGRKYGVTIKTGPMKGLLSRAIVIVDEDGLVKYTQQVPEIAQEPDYEAALEALK from the coding sequence ATGACAAAAATAACACTGAAAGGAAATCAGATAAAAACAATTGGGAAATTACCAAAAGTTGGTAAAAAAGCCCCTAAATTTAAACTGACAAAAGTAGATCTGTCTACTGCTAAGTTAAAGGATTTTAAAGGCAAAAAAGTATTGATCAACATTACTCCAAGCATAGATACGGGCATCTGTGCCAATTCTTTGAGAAAATTCAATGAGGCCGCTGCTGGATTGGATAACACTGTTGTCTTGCATGTTTCTAAGGATCTTCCTTTTGCTCATTCACGGTTTTGTGCGGCAGAAGGTATAGAGAATGTGATCACACTTTCAGATTTTATCACTAAAAAATTTGGACGTAAATATGGTGTAACTATTAAAACAGGGCCTATGAAAGGGCTATTGTCAAGGGCTATCGTCATTGTAGATGAAGACGGGCTGGTAAAGTATACACAACAGGTTCCGGAAATAGCTCAGGAGCCCGATTATGAGGCCGCTCTTGAGGCATTGAAATAA
- a CDS encoding diacylglycerol kinase family protein has protein sequence MNEQNGFVSGRIKSLKYALKGLWLLITTEHSIMVQSGIAVLITFLGFWLDISKFEWMAQIFAIGLVLVAESLNTAIEKLCDYIQPEYDKKIGFIKDISAGAVSFAAIIAIITGFIIYLPKLL, from the coding sequence ATGAATGAACAAAATGGTTTTGTGTCGGGCAGAATCAAAAGTTTGAAATATGCTTTAAAAGGCTTATGGCTTTTGATAACAACAGAGCACAGTATCATGGTCCAGTCAGGAATTGCTGTATTAATAACCTTTCTTGGTTTTTGGCTTGATATTTCAAAATTTGAATGGATGGCACAGATTTTCGCTATCGGACTCGTTCTGGTAGCGGAGTCTTTAAATACAGCTATAGAAAAACTTTGTGATTATATTCAGCCCGAATATGATAAAAAGATTGGCTTCATTAAAGACATTTCAGCAGGAGCTGTCAGCTTTGCTGCCATTATTGCCATCATCACCGGATTCATAATTTACCTTCCGAAACTACTATAA